In a single window of the Microbacterium sp. SL75 genome:
- a CDS encoding glycosyltransferase family 4 protein, translating to MSRASTVAVAYDCLFPYSTGGGERQYRAFADELGRTGLDVDYLTAVQWDAATPGEEHFRVVPVAGRLSLYSADGVRRIPAALRYAAGLFGALLRRRRRYAAVIVSGLPIFNVFAARLALLGSGTRLVVDYLEVWHRRQWIEYSGVVTGTIAWVLQRAAIAITPLATCHSQLSATRLRREGLRRAPLVSPGLIDGAAEVAPPSSAATPPYVLYVGRHIPDKRVEVLPAAVAAARENLPDLRLVVLGTGPSSEAVRAEVRRVGGEDWTDFPGFVSDAELDALLHGALTLANPSRREGYGLVVVEANAHGTPVILVADEGNAATELIDDGVNGVVSPTTRPADLARAIRDVAAGGDDLRRTSRAWYDTAVGTRTIRRTVDGIRAALALPAPTAVKTKEDTP from the coding sequence GTGTCGCGCGCCTCGACCGTGGCGGTCGCCTACGACTGCCTGTTCCCGTACTCCACCGGCGGCGGCGAGCGACAGTACCGTGCCTTCGCCGACGAGCTGGGCCGCACGGGCCTCGACGTCGACTACCTGACCGCCGTGCAGTGGGATGCCGCGACCCCGGGGGAAGAGCACTTCCGCGTCGTGCCGGTCGCCGGCCGTCTCTCGCTCTACTCCGCCGATGGGGTCCGCCGCATCCCCGCCGCGCTGCGCTATGCGGCGGGACTGTTCGGCGCACTCCTGCGCCGCCGCCGCCGTTACGCGGCCGTCATCGTCAGCGGCCTGCCCATCTTCAATGTGTTCGCGGCTCGACTCGCCCTGCTCGGCTCCGGGACGCGCCTCGTGGTGGACTACCTCGAGGTGTGGCACCGCCGTCAGTGGATCGAGTACTCGGGCGTCGTCACCGGCACGATCGCCTGGGTCCTGCAGCGCGCGGCCATCGCGATCACCCCGCTGGCCACCTGCCACTCCCAGCTCTCGGCCACGCGTCTTCGTCGTGAGGGGCTGCGTCGTGCGCCCCTCGTCAGCCCCGGGCTCATCGACGGCGCCGCCGAGGTGGCTCCCCCCTCGTCGGCCGCGACTCCGCCGTACGTGCTGTACGTCGGCCGCCACATCCCCGACAAGCGCGTCGAGGTGCTCCCCGCCGCCGTCGCGGCGGCGCGCGAGAACCTCCCCGACCTCCGCCTGGTCGTGCTGGGCACCGGGCCCAGCTCCGAGGCGGTGCGCGCCGAGGTGCGACGCGTCGGCGGCGAGGACTGGACCGACTTTCCGGGCTTCGTGTCGGATGCCGAACTCGACGCGCTCCTGCACGGCGCGCTCACCCTGGCCAACCCGTCGCGGCGCGAGGGGTACGGCCTCGTCGTCGTCGAGGCCAACGCCCACGGCACGCCCGTGATCCTCGTCGCCGACGAAGGCAACGCCGCGACGGAACTCATCGACGACGGCGTCAATGGCGTCGTCTCCCCCACCACCCGCCCCGCCGATCTCGCCCGGGCCATCCGGGACGTCGCCGCCGGCGGTGACGACCTGCGCCGCACCTCGCGCGCCTGGTACGACACCGCCGTCGGCACACGCACCATCCGCCGAACCGTGGACGGGATCCGCGCAGCCCTCGCGCTGCCCGCACCGACCGCGGTGAAGACGAAAGAAGACACCCCGTGA